The following are encoded in a window of Loxodonta africana isolate mLoxAfr1 chromosome Y, mLoxAfr1.hap2, whole genome shotgun sequence genomic DNA:
- the LOC135229042 gene encoding zinc finger protein OZF-like, translated as MLPVFNRIHTVENLCESNEGNQCGKTFSRVPNLTVQKRNPPEVNPFECSDCEKAIMDPSSHNHHACQFIASREACGGTTPMRPLSGKKPHKCEVCGKDFICISTLKNPVTTLTSDNQYKCNEYGKDFCSFSSFWTHVRGHKGECKESSSSDPLSLLFYNRDKPYECREFRKAFSFSSALTAHLGTHSEERPYECNECGKAFRWPSYLTKHMRTHSGERPYECQECGKGFSQSGHLTTHIRTHTGQRPYECKECGKTFSRVSTLTTHITTHSGEKPYECKQCGKAFRQFSGLISHRRIHTGERPYQCKECGKAFRYSSAIALHRRIHSAVRPYECKECGKSFKYSSTFTSHIRIHSGERPYECKECGKVFRQSSNLTVHRRIHSGERPYECKECGKAFNCSSHLSNHRRTHSGDKAYKRTQCGKAFSQVSFLTKHIRTHSGEKPYECKQCGKAFRQSSDLVTHRRVHTGERPYQCKECGKAFVISRPSEDI; from the coding sequence ATGTTACCTGTTTTTAACAGAATTCATACAGTAGAAAACCTCTGTGAAAGTAACGAAGGCAATCagtgtgggaaaaccttcagcCGGGTTCCAAATCTTACCGTGCAgaaaagaaatcctccagaagtaAATCCTTTTGAATGCTCTGACTGTGAAAAAGCCATCATGGATCCCTCATCACATAACCACCATGCCTGTCAGTTTATTGCATCTAGAGAAGCCTGTGGTGGTACCACTCCTATGAGACCTCTTAGTGGCAAGAAACCCCATAAGTGTGAGGTATGTGGGAAGGATTTCATTTGTATCTCAACTCTTAAGAATCCTGTGACAACACTCACTAGTGACAATCAGTATAAATGTAATGAGTATGGGAAAGATTTCTGTAGTTTCTCGTCCTTTTGGACACATGTGAGAGGTCACAAGGGTGAATGTAAAGAAAGTTCTTCTAGTGACCCTTTATCCCTCCTTTTCTATAACAGAGATAAGCCCTATGAATGTAGGGAATTTAGGAAAGCCTTTAGtttttcctcagccctcactGCACATTTAGGAACTCACAGTGAAGAGAGGCCTTacgaatgtaatgaatgtgggaaagcctttagatggCCCTCATACCTCACTAAGCATatgcgaactcacagtggagagaggccttatgaatgtcaggaatgtgggaaaggcTTTAGTCAGTCAGGACACCTCACTacccatataagaactcacactgggcagaggccttatgaatgtaaggaatgtgggaaaacctttagtcGGGTCTCaaccctcactacacatataacaactcacagtggagagaagccttatgaatgtaagcaatgtgggaaagcttttagGCAGTTCTCAGGCCTCATATCACATAGAAGGATTCATACTGGAGAAAGGCCATatcaatgtaaggaatgtgggaaagcctttaggtaTTCTTCAGCCATCGCTTTGCATAGGAGAATTCATAGCGCTgtcaggccttatgaatgtaaggaatgtgggaaatcaTTTAAGTATTCTTCTACCttcacttcacatataagaattcacagtggagagaggccttatgaatgtaaggaatgtgggaaagtttTTAGGCAATCCTCAAACCTCACTGTACATAGAAGGATTCACAGTGGAGAAAGGCCttacgaatgtaaggaatgtggaaaagcctttaattGTTCCTCACATCTCAGTAATCAcagaagaactcacagtggagacaagGCATATAAACGTacacaatgtgggaaagcctttagtcaggtcTCATTCCTCACtaaacatataagaactcacagtggagagaagccttatgaatgtaaacagtgtgggaaagcctttagacaGTCCTCAGACCTCGTGACACATAGAAGagttcatactggagagaggccatatcaatgtaaggaatgtgggaaggccttcgtGATTTCTCGTCCTTCAGAAGACATATAA